One genomic segment of Methanothermobacter wolfeii includes these proteins:
- a CDS encoding ATP-grasp domain-containing protein, translating to MKLLVFEYATASGIDDPEIFPEGKSMLEALLADFSEFDVEFLLSERFSDIELKSPFSPVLIDTPIDAWLRENLEGFDACIFIAAEEDMELYRLTRIIEDSDVLLLGSDSEAVRLCSDKSETFRVLRGKVPLPETYGADDLGEVDSRVIVKPSDGVACQGIRILEPGEGIDVQDNMIIQEFIEGEAVSVSLLADGRRALPFSLNKQNIIMNNGSLEYDGGYTPMDHEMMEEAFRVAARAVESIGGLRGYVGVDLILADRPYLIEINSRITTPYIGLRRLTDRNMGRMIIDAAGGRLPDRVELRGRASFRKGPSGMLVRVE from the coding sequence TTGAAGCTCCTTGTATTTGAATACGCCACAGCCTCAGGTATTGATGACCCTGAGATATTCCCTGAGGGGAAATCAATGCTCGAGGCCCTTCTTGCAGACTTCAGTGAGTTTGATGTGGAGTTCCTGCTCTCGGAGAGGTTCTCTGACATTGAACTGAAATCACCCTTCAGTCCGGTACTCATCGACACCCCCATTGATGCATGGCTCAGGGAGAACCTTGAAGGCTTCGATGCATGCATATTCATAGCCGCTGAGGAGGACATGGAACTTTACAGGCTGACAAGGATCATTGAAGACTCAGACGTGCTTCTCCTGGGATCGGACTCGGAGGCTGTGCGATTGTGCTCGGATAAATCAGAGACCTTCAGGGTGCTCAGGGGAAAGGTGCCGCTTCCAGAGACCTACGGTGCAGATGATCTCGGTGAAGTGGACTCCAGGGTCATAGTGAAACCATCCGATGGAGTAGCATGCCAGGGCATAAGGATACTTGAACCTGGAGAAGGGATCGATGTCCAGGATAACATGATAATCCAGGAGTTCATTGAGGGGGAGGCTGTGAGCGTCAGTCTGCTGGCAGATGGCAGGAGGGCGCTGCCCTTCAGCCTTAATAAACAGAACATCATCATGAATAACGGTTCACTGGAGTATGATGGTGGATACACACCCATGGACCATGAGATGATGGAGGAGGCCTTCAGGGTGGCCGCCAGGGCGGTCGAGTCAATAGGGGGTCTGAGGGGATACGTTGGAGTTGACCTTATCCTTGCAGACAGGCCATACCTTATTGAGATAAACTCAAGGATAACAACACCCTACATAGGCCTCAGAAGACTCACTGACAGGAACATGGGGCGCATGATAATCGATGCTGCAGGGGGCAGGCTCCCTGATAGGGTTGAGCTCAGGGGAAGAGCATCATTCAGGAAGGGACCCTCAGGGATGCTGGTCCGTGTTGAATAG
- a CDS encoding nucleotide sugar dehydrogenase translates to MDDYRIAVFGLGHIGLPTAALFARAGFNVTGVDINSETVEKVNIGRSPVMEPGLEELVMEVVGMGRLQATTDCAGAARKSNVMIVVVPTPVNSDKTSDLSAVISAAETISKGLKKGDLVIVESTVPPGACQEVVLPILESTGLRVSEDFGLAYTPERALPNNTLYEMQHNARVIGGIDRKSSERAAELYRRMTSGEVIIVDDIMTAEMVKLMENTYRDTNIALANELAVICEALGVDAIRAIEAANHHPRVNIHTPGPGVGGHCLSIDPYFIVEMAERRGAEARLIRTAREVNESMPFHVLEIIRDALKAAGKDLRGSSVGVLGVAYKGDVADARETPSKPLVASLLAEGAEVLVNDPHVNPEFIRSMGAEPVTLEEALDSDCAVLMTDHSEYLDITPEMIKGGIFICTRPVLDPERFREAGITFRGVGRP, encoded by the coding sequence TTGGATGATTACAGGATAGCAGTATTCGGACTGGGCCACATAGGTCTTCCAACGGCAGCACTATTTGCAAGGGCAGGATTCAATGTCACTGGTGTTGATATAAACAGTGAGACCGTTGAAAAGGTGAACATTGGAAGATCACCCGTAATGGAGCCCGGACTGGAGGAACTCGTCATGGAAGTCGTTGGAATGGGGAGGCTCCAGGCGACCACAGATTGTGCTGGGGCTGCAAGAAAATCAAATGTCATGATAGTCGTTGTACCCACACCCGTAAACAGTGATAAAACCTCAGACCTCTCCGCGGTCATATCAGCAGCCGAGACCATCTCAAAGGGTCTTAAAAAAGGGGATCTTGTTATAGTGGAGAGCACGGTGCCCCCTGGCGCATGTCAGGAGGTCGTACTGCCCATACTTGAAAGTACGGGTCTCAGGGTTTCAGAGGACTTCGGCCTTGCCTACACACCGGAAAGGGCCCTCCCCAACAACACCCTCTATGAAATGCAGCACAATGCAAGGGTGATAGGAGGGATTGACAGGAAGAGTTCTGAGAGGGCGGCTGAACTCTACAGGAGGATGACCTCGGGTGAGGTGATAATTGTTGATGATATAATGACAGCTGAGATGGTTAAGCTCATGGAGAACACCTACAGGGACACCAACATCGCCCTTGCAAATGAACTGGCCGTCATATGCGAGGCCCTTGGCGTGGATGCCATAAGGGCAATAGAGGCAGCCAACCACCACCCCAGGGTCAACATACACACACCGGGTCCGGGAGTGGGCGGCCACTGCCTCTCAATAGACCCCTACTTCATAGTTGAAATGGCCGAGAGAAGGGGTGCCGAGGCCCGCCTTATAAGGACAGCCAGGGAGGTCAATGAATCAATGCCCTTCCATGTCCTTGAAATCATCAGGGATGCCCTTAAGGCTGCAGGCAAGGATCTTAGGGGTTCAAGCGTCGGTGTGCTTGGAGTTGCATATAAGGGTGATGTTGCGGATGCAAGGGAGACGCCATCAAAGCCACTTGTAGCATCACTGCTTGCAGAGGGCGCTGAGGTACTTGTAAATGACCCCCATGTTAACCCTGAATTTATAAGATCCATGGGTGCCGAGCCCGTCACCCTTGAGGAGGCCCTTGACTCGGACTGCGCCGTCCTGATGACGGACCACAGCGAATACCTTGATATAACCCCCGAAATGATAAAGGGGGGAATATTCATATGCACAAGGCCCGTGCTGGACCCTGAAAGGTTCAGGGAGGCTGGTATAACCTTCAGGGGTGTGGGGCGTCCTTGA
- the wecB gene encoding non-hydrolyzing UDP-N-acetylglucosamine 2-epimerase yields the protein MKIAVVLGTRPEIIKMAPVIDEIRRRGLEFTLIHTGQHYDHEMSDQFFIDLELPSPHHNIGAGSGSHGEMTAEMLRGIEEVLAEEEPDIVMVQGDTNAVLAGALAAVKLHIPVGHVEAGLRSFDRTMPEEINRMVADACSKLYYVPTEESGINLLMEGADPDNVFITGNTVVDACLRNIEIASRSSEVLSGFQDDEKLVVLTLHRAENVDNPERLRSIIEAVLELREFRIVFPVHPRTRKNLEEQGLYRKLMEADHVSIHKPMGYLDFLLLLSNSFMILTDSGGLQEEAITFNVPCLTLRYNTERPETVDAGGNILVGADRDRIISTARKILEDPEFRDRMMEADNPYGDGHASERILDETIRLYREGRLGMEPPREVTGSFRRKLVRVDEDVTAGEFRRRHDAVIRMIYDCEGEPVFPAEGVNLRGTHVLIETR from the coding sequence ATGAAGATAGCTGTTGTTCTTGGAACAAGACCCGAAATAATCAAGATGGCGCCGGTCATAGATGAAATCAGGAGGCGCGGCCTTGAATTCACACTCATCCATACAGGTCAGCACTATGACCATGAAATGTCTGACCAGTTCTTCATCGACCTTGAACTCCCATCACCTCACCACAATATAGGGGCCGGGTCAGGGAGCCATGGTGAAATGACTGCAGAGATGCTCAGGGGCATAGAGGAGGTCCTTGCAGAGGAAGAACCTGACATAGTAATGGTCCAGGGGGACACCAACGCGGTACTTGCAGGTGCCCTTGCAGCGGTGAAACTCCACATCCCGGTGGGGCATGTTGAAGCTGGCCTCAGATCCTTTGACAGGACCATGCCAGAGGAGATAAACAGGATGGTTGCAGATGCCTGCTCAAAACTCTACTACGTCCCGACTGAGGAATCAGGCATAAACCTCCTCATGGAGGGCGCTGACCCGGATAACGTCTTCATAACAGGGAACACCGTGGTCGATGCATGTTTAAGGAACATTGAAATCGCCTCCAGGAGTTCAGAGGTCCTTTCAGGATTTCAGGATGATGAGAAGCTGGTGGTGCTCACCCTCCACAGGGCAGAGAATGTTGATAACCCTGAGAGGCTCAGATCGATCATTGAGGCTGTCCTTGAACTCAGGGAATTCAGGATAGTATTCCCTGTCCATCCAAGGACAAGGAAGAACCTTGAGGAGCAGGGACTCTACAGGAAGCTCATGGAGGCTGACCATGTCTCCATCCATAAACCCATGGGTTACCTTGACTTCCTTCTCCTGCTCTCAAACTCATTCATGATCCTGACTGACTCAGGGGGGCTCCAGGAGGAGGCCATAACATTCAATGTACCCTGCCTGACACTCAGGTACAACACAGAACGTCCCGAGACCGTTGATGCAGGGGGCAACATCCTAGTGGGAGCAGACAGGGATAGAATCATATCAACGGCCAGGAAGATACTGGAGGACCCTGAATTCAGGGACAGGATGATGGAGGCTGATAACCCCTACGGTGATGGTCACGCATCAGAGAGGATACTTGATGAAACCATTAGGCTTTACAGGGAGGGAAGACTTGGAATGGAGCCTCCCCGTGAGGTTACAGGGTCTTTCAGGAGGAAACTTGTCCGGGTTGATGAGGACGTCACGGCAGGAGAATTCAGAAGGAGACATGATGCGGTTATAAGGATGATATACGATTGTGAGGGGGAACCCGTTTTCCCTGCTGAAGGGGTGAACCTTAGGGGAACCCATGTCCTTATTGAGACACGATAA
- a CDS encoding DUF460 domain-containing protein has translation MEILWRSNKLQDKGPERFENGKPFIIAGIDPGLTVGLAIIDLRGRLLYLGSMKEASRSDIINRIIEHGRAIVVASDVHPAPEAVRRIASMLNAKLCTPERVLTISFKNELVSEFLSDSESTPENSHERDALAAAVRAYRHHEMKLRQIEKKLEDLDIGEADELKIKGLVITGKPVAEAIKLVTDKQEPVEVIREQAGEKPEADIDKLKRTLRTQRSTIKHQRLLIEKLENENRSLKKRIRELRDEKSRLKSKLDRLHYEYSRDLLLNRELSHKLKVIDKLQKKYNEEKSRRMALERNLDSLLRIRDMEFSPDKTPVKIIDTFTRDGIRRACSKWKIKRGDVLLLRSPEGGGSQTASILRDIGPRAIITEDKMSHQALEVLEDGDIPVISARSIDVEIYNDFGSVRTQDLNTEIKKWKNRLNEKRKKREEEELLKLIDQYRAQRRRK, from the coding sequence ATGGAAATATTATGGAGGAGTAATAAGCTGCAGGATAAAGGCCCTGAAAGATTTGAAAATGGAAAACCCTTCATCATTGCAGGCATCGACCCGGGACTCACGGTCGGACTTGCAATAATTGACCTCAGGGGCAGGCTGCTCTACCTGGGGAGCATGAAGGAGGCCTCAAGATCGGATATTATAAACAGGATAATAGAGCATGGAAGGGCGATCGTGGTGGCATCAGACGTCCACCCGGCCCCTGAAGCCGTTAGAAGGATAGCTTCAATGCTCAATGCAAAACTTTGCACTCCTGAAAGGGTCCTGACGATATCATTCAAGAACGAGCTTGTATCGGAGTTCCTGAGCGACTCAGAATCCACCCCTGAGAACTCCCATGAAAGGGATGCCCTTGCAGCAGCGGTAAGGGCCTACAGGCACCATGAAATGAAACTCAGGCAGATCGAAAAAAAACTTGAGGATCTGGATATAGGTGAGGCTGATGAACTGAAGATCAAGGGCCTTGTTATAACAGGTAAACCGGTAGCAGAGGCCATAAAGCTTGTAACCGACAAGCAGGAACCCGTGGAGGTTATCAGGGAGCAGGCGGGGGAAAAACCAGAGGCTGACATAGATAAACTTAAAAGGACCCTGAGGACCCAGAGGTCAACCATAAAGCACCAGAGGCTGCTTATCGAGAAACTTGAAAATGAAAACAGGTCACTCAAAAAGAGGATCCGGGAACTGAGGGATGAGAAGTCAAGGCTGAAGTCAAAGCTTGATAGACTCCACTATGAATACTCAAGGGACCTTCTACTGAACAGGGAACTTTCCCATAAGCTCAAGGTCATAGACAAGCTCCAGAAGAAGTACAATGAGGAAAAATCCAGGAGGATGGCCCTTGAAAGGAACCTGGACTCTCTCCTTAGGATAAGGGACATGGAGTTTTCACCTGATAAAACACCGGTCAAGATAATTGACACCTTCACAAGGGACGGGATCAGGAGGGCATGCTCGAAGTGGAAGATAAAGAGGGGTGACGTCCTCCTCCTGCGAAGCCCGGAGGGTGGAGGTTCACAGACAGCAAGCATACTGCGGGATATAGGTCCAAGGGCAATAATCACAGAGGATAAAATGTCACACCAGGCCCTTGAGGTCCTTGAAGACGGCGATATCCCTGTAATATCTGCCAGATCAATCGATGTAGAAATATACAACGACTTCGGTTCGGTCAGAACTCAAGATTTAAATACTGAAATAAAAAAATGGAAAAACAGATTGAATGAAAAGAGAAAGAAAAGGGAAGAAGAAGAGCTACTTAAACTGATAGATCAGTACAGGGCTCAGAGAAGGAGAAAATAA
- the truA gene encoding tRNA pseudouridine(38-40) synthase TruA gives MRKILLRVAYIGTGYHGFQRQPDVPTVEEKLLDALKEAGLIEGPWDSRFQIAGRTDRGVHALGNYVTFFTEEDVRVNQINDLLPADIRVLAWASVMYPFKVRYPLERHYRYILHRDHVEKLDAMMEAAGYFRGTHEFSNFSKRSERNPVRKVNDVRVSSSGEAVVIDVYGESFLWQMVRKMVSVLLRVSGGEMSPEEVASLLDTEERIFIEPAPPGNLILMDMKYGVKIKLRHDEYAIKRFMSQLEAEFMEYRDMSMVRGAMLDAAGELKQMLPED, from the coding sequence ATGAGGAAGATACTCTTGAGGGTTGCATACATCGGGACAGGTTATCATGGATTTCAGAGACAGCCAGATGTGCCGACAGTAGAAGAGAAGCTCCTGGACGCCCTTAAAGAGGCGGGTCTCATTGAGGGCCCCTGGGATTCGCGCTTCCAGATAGCTGGAAGAACAGACAGGGGTGTTCATGCCCTAGGGAATTACGTGACCTTTTTCACAGAGGAGGATGTGAGGGTTAACCAGATAAACGACCTTCTACCTGCAGATATAAGGGTGCTTGCATGGGCCTCAGTAATGTACCCCTTCAAGGTCAGGTACCCCCTGGAGAGACATTACAGGTACATCCTCCACAGGGACCATGTAGAGAAGCTTGATGCAATGATGGAGGCTGCAGGGTACTTCAGGGGGACCCATGAGTTCAGCAACTTCTCCAAGAGGTCTGAAAGGAACCCTGTGAGGAAGGTTAATGATGTCAGAGTATCATCCTCTGGGGAGGCGGTAGTCATCGATGTTTACGGTGAGAGTTTCCTCTGGCAGATGGTCAGGAAGATGGTCAGCGTACTTTTAAGGGTCTCAGGTGGTGAAATGTCACCTGAAGAGGTGGCTTCACTCCTCGATACAGAGGAGCGAATATTCATAGAACCTGCACCGCCGGGGAACCTCATACTAATGGACATGAAGTACGGGGTTAAGATAAAGCTCCGCCACGATGAATATGCAATCAAGAGGTTCATGTCACAGCTTGAAGCAGAATTCATGGAATACCGGGACATGTCCATGGTAAGGGGCGCAATGCTTGATGCTGCAGGGGAACTAAAGCAGATGTTACCTGAAGATTAA
- a CDS encoding DMT family transporter, producing MKRLWGYLSIITATIFFGISATLDKIMLSEMHPVTIGAYTYIIAGLFLFSVRQSPLGERIISILNSETLSESDITRRDYAVLFITSLLGTVIAPIIFLNGLNDTTAVNASLLLNVEVLFIIILGYIIFREVLRSKDITGILLIITGAVLLVTDGHIPHVDMILMGDILVIGAAFFWSLDTVLSKFLSKKRDLVLVSGIKSLFGGVILLLLIPLLGFNPGMPLHMVPYALAVAVFSIGCSFILIYTAIRELGASMVGALFPLSSLFGAIFAAIILQEPLTVLDGISGAVMLAGVFILYWNGR from the coding sequence ATGAAACGTCTATGGGGCTATCTGAGTATCATCACTGCAACGATTTTCTTTGGGATTTCAGCAACCCTTGACAAGATCATGCTCTCTGAGATGCACCCTGTCACTATTGGAGCCTACACCTACATCATTGCAGGTTTATTCCTGTTTTCAGTCCGGCAGTCTCCCCTCGGTGAGCGTATAATCAGCATACTCAACAGTGAAACCCTTTCAGAAAGTGATATCACCAGAAGGGACTATGCTGTACTATTTATCACTTCCCTCCTTGGAACGGTGATTGCCCCCATAATCTTCCTCAATGGTCTTAACGATACAACGGCGGTTAATGCATCACTTCTTCTGAACGTTGAGGTCCTGTTCATAATCATCCTGGGTTACATCATCTTCAGGGAGGTGCTCAGGTCAAAGGATATCACAGGCATATTACTTATTATAACCGGTGCAGTGCTCCTCGTAACGGATGGCCACATCCCCCATGTCGACATGATCCTGATGGGTGATATCCTTGTTATCGGGGCTGCCTTTTTCTGGAGCCTTGACACCGTTCTCAGTAAATTCTTAAGTAAAAAGAGGGATCTGGTACTCGTATCTGGAATTAAAAGCCTCTTTGGCGGAGTTATACTCCTGCTCCTTATCCCCCTCCTTGGTTTTAACCCTGGAATGCCCCTGCATATGGTTCCATATGCACTCGCCGTGGCTGTATTCAGTATTGGCTGCTCATTTATACTGATCTACACTGCAATAAGGGAGCTTGGCGCATCAATGGTGGGGGCTCTTTTTCCATTATCCTCACTCTTTGGAGCCATATTCGCAGCCATCATACTCCAGGAGCCATTAACAGTCCTGGATGGTATCTCAGGGGCTGTGATGCTGGCAGGTGTATTCATACTCTACTGGAATGGTAGATAA
- a CDS encoding V4R domain-containing protein, translating to MQGLRGIISHYRKLSDREIMAETSNGILMGPRKPLKDKIEFKDLMKPERNFFSESEHDADYVSSFRFGHFNIPDIIAGSARGVSYIGGMNLGSGLIREGLVDDLESLRDFMVEKKLGILDVVSREEDEHLRMDVRVYECIECSGLPNIGRPICFFEAGIISGALSEILGLRVDAYERRCWTNGYSFCQFDVVAEP from the coding sequence ATGCAGGGGTTAAGGGGGATAATTTCACACTACCGTAAACTTTCAGACAGGGAGATAATGGCTGAAACCTCCAACGGCATCCTTATGGGTCCCAGGAAACCATTAAAGGATAAAATAGAGTTCAAAGACCTTATGAAGCCAGAGAGGAACTTCTTTTCAGAATCGGAACATGATGCTGATTATGTCTCAAGCTTCCGGTTCGGACACTTCAACATTCCGGACATAATTGCAGGATCCGCCAGGGGGGTCTCCTACATTGGAGGGATGAACCTCGGTTCAGGTCTTATCAGGGAGGGACTCGTGGATGACCTGGAATCCCTCAGGGATTTCATGGTTGAAAAGAAACTGGGGATCCTGGATGTTGTCTCCAGGGAGGAGGATGAACACCTCAGGATGGATGTGAGGGTCTATGAGTGCATAGAGTGTTCGGGCCTTCCAAACATCGGGAGACCTATCTGTTTCTTTGAAGCGGGTATTATCAGCGGCGCCCTCTCAGAGATCCTTGGTTTAAGGGTTGATGCCTATGAAAGGCGCTGCTGGACCAATGGATACTCCTTCTGCCAGTTCGATGTCGTTGCCGAACCATGA
- the hisA gene encoding 1-(5-phosphoribosyl)-5-[(5-phosphoribosylamino)methylideneamino]imidazole-4-carboxamide isomerase: MSFQKDRMLIIPAVDIKNMKCVQLVQGKPGTEQVVIDDPASVAEKWESLGAETIHVVDLDGALGSDKNTDILEEIVERVSVPLQVGGGIRDSDYAGKLLEMGFERIIIGTMAIEKPGTVKELAEEYGSEHIMVSLDSRDSRVVIKGWTEKVPFTPVELAGRLQEEGAGSILFTNVDFEGLLKGFDVKPVLELVESIEIPVVYSGGVSSIKDIELLSGTGVAGVVIGSAIYRKKIDFQEALRYQDPGIRDE, from the coding sequence ATGAGTTTTCAGAAAGACAGAATGCTTATAATACCCGCTGTGGATATCAAAAACATGAAATGCGTTCAGCTTGTGCAGGGAAAGCCCGGAACAGAGCAGGTGGTGATTGATGATCCTGCCTCTGTTGCAGAGAAATGGGAGTCCCTCGGTGCGGAGACCATTCACGTCGTGGACCTTGACGGTGCCCTCGGCTCAGATAAGAATACCGACATCCTTGAGGAGATAGTGGAAAGGGTTTCTGTGCCCCTTCAGGTTGGTGGAGGTATAAGGGACAGTGACTATGCAGGCAAACTCCTTGAAATGGGCTTTGAAAGAATAATAATCGGGACGATGGCCATTGAGAAACCAGGGACCGTGAAGGAGCTTGCAGAAGAGTACGGATCCGAACACATAATGGTCTCCCTCGACAGCCGGGACTCCAGGGTCGTGATAAAGGGCTGGACAGAGAAGGTCCCCTTCACTCCCGTGGAACTGGCTGGAAGGCTCCAGGAGGAGGGTGCCGGAAGCATACTCTTTACAAATGTTGACTTTGAAGGGCTTCTGAAGGGCTTTGACGTTAAACCGGTCCTTGAACTTGTTGAATCCATTGAAATACCCGTTGTGTACTCCGGGGGGGTCAGCAGTATCAAAGACATTGAACTTTTAAGTGGAACAGGTGTTGCAGGGGTTGTTATTGGCTCCGCAATCTACAGGAAAAAAATAGACTTCCAGGAGGCCCTCAGGTACCAGGATCCGGGTATCAGGGATGAATGA
- a CDS encoding adenylyltransferase/cytidyltransferase family protein: MKTVMATGTFDIIHPGHGFFLEEAKKLGGRDAKLVVVLARDSTVRARKRTPIISERQRLEVVRMLKPVDEAYLGSETDMFEIVHRIKPDIIAIGPDQKFDVDELRDELRKRGLECEVKRVSAYLKSELDSTCKIIKKIRSMDFDENSLRNC; this comes from the coding sequence ATGAAGACCGTCATGGCTACAGGTACCTTTGACATAATCCATCCAGGCCATGGATTCTTCCTTGAGGAGGCAAAGAAACTCGGTGGAAGGGATGCTAAACTCGTTGTGGTCCTTGCAAGGGATTCAACGGTTCGTGCACGTAAGAGAACACCTATAATCAGTGAAAGGCAGAGACTTGAAGTTGTAAGGATGCTTAAACCCGTTGATGAGGCCTACCTTGGCAGTGAAACCGACATGTTTGAAATCGTCCACAGGATAAAACCCGACATCATTGCCATCGGCCCTGATCAGAAATTTGATGTTGATGAACTCAGGGATGAGCTGAGGAAAAGGGGACTTGAATGTGAGGTTAAACGGGTCAGCGCATACCTGAAATCAGAACTTGACAGCACGTGCAAGATAATCAAAAAAATCAGGAGCATGGACTTTGATGAGAACTCCCTCAGAAACTGTTAA
- the argC gene encoding N-acetyl-gamma-glutamyl-phosphate reductase, with amino-acid sequence MISVGIIGASGYTGGELLRLLENHRDVEVVHATSRQYSGVPVSRVHPHLQDTDLKFQDMDPGRMDADVIFTATPHGASMKIVPEIIERGIMVVDLSGDYRFEDTGVYEEWYGMKHEHPLDAVYGLPEIHREKIRKAQLVANPGCFPTGAILACLPLVYEKIADTFIIDSKTGVSGAGVKPTSLTHYPECSDNVIPYNVTSHRHTPEIRQELSRINPVRLSFTPHLVPVTRGILTSAHTFLREDLESDELMEIFTGFYDGEPFVRVVDGIPRLSAVRGSNFCHIGCFEVDENQRAVIVSAIDNLVKGASGQAVQNMNIMCGLNEVEGLDFPGMHP; translated from the coding sequence ATGATCAGCGTGGGTATTATCGGAGCCAGTGGATACACCGGCGGGGAACTCTTAAGGTTACTTGAAAATCACAGGGATGTTGAGGTCGTCCATGCAACTTCAAGGCAGTACAGCGGTGTTCCTGTCTCAAGGGTACACCCCCACCTGCAGGACACTGACCTTAAATTCCAGGACATGGACCCCGGGAGGATGGATGCGGACGTGATATTTACGGCCACGCCCCACGGGGCATCCATGAAGATAGTCCCCGAGATAATTGAAAGGGGCATCATGGTGGTGGACCTCAGCGGAGACTACCGCTTTGAGGATACCGGGGTCTATGAGGAATGGTACGGCATGAAACATGAGCACCCCCTTGATGCGGTATACGGGCTTCCCGAGATCCACAGGGAGAAAATCAGAAAGGCTCAGCTGGTTGCAAATCCCGGATGCTTCCCAACAGGGGCCATACTGGCATGCCTCCCCCTTGTCTATGAAAAAATCGCAGACACCTTCATCATCGATTCAAAGACCGGTGTGAGCGGTGCTGGTGTCAAGCCGACATCACTCACCCATTACCCTGAATGCAGCGACAATGTGATACCCTACAATGTCACGAGCCACAGGCACACACCTGAAATAAGGCAGGAACTCTCAAGGATAAACCCGGTAAGGCTCAGCTTCACACCCCACCTTGTACCCGTAACAAGGGGCATACTCACCTCAGCCCACACCTTCCTCAGGGAGGACCTTGAAAGTGATGAGCTGATGGAGATATTCACGGGATTCTATGATGGGGAACCATTCGTAAGGGTCGTTGATGGCATCCCAAGGTTAAGTGCTGTCAGGGGATCCAATTTCTGTCATATAGGCTGCTTTGAGGTTGATGAAAACCAGAGGGCGGTTATAGTATCGGCCATAGACAACCTTGTTAAGGGGGCCTCGGGTCAGGCCGTCCAGAACATGAATATCATGTGCGGACTCAATGAGGTTGAGGGTCTTGACTTCCCTGGAATGCACCCGTGA
- a CDS encoding flavodoxin family protein, with protein sequence MKTCITYYSRTGNTAMVARTLAEELGADIIEIKDLKDREGFLSSFKSSIDAMRESKTRISPGKVDMDDYDLIYIGSPTWAGKPAPAVITLIDTLNFMGKDVILFTTMSRQGGEGVIERMGEKIRARGGRIINSFMIKTGGKELIEVKEDTLRVISEKDLLIYES encoded by the coding sequence ATGAAGACCTGCATAACATATTATTCAAGGACAGGTAACACTGCAATGGTTGCAAGGACACTTGCAGAGGAACTTGGAGCGGACATAATAGAAATTAAAGATCTGAAAGACCGTGAAGGATTTCTAAGCAGCTTTAAATCATCAATAGATGCCATGAGGGAATCAAAAACACGTATAAGTCCCGGAAAGGTGGACATGGATGATTATGATCTCATATACATTGGTTCCCCCACATGGGCCGGTAAACCCGCCCCTGCAGTAATAACCCTCATAGACACCCTCAACTTTATGGGTAAGGATGTGATCCTCTTCACAACCATGAGCCGCCAGGGAGGCGAGGGTGTTATAGAGAGGATGGGCGAGAAGATAAGGGCCCGTGGAGGCAGAATAATAAACTCTTTCATGATAAAGACCGGTGGAAAAGAACTCATTGAAGTTAAGGAGGACACTTTAAGGGTTATATCCGAAAAGGACCTCCTCATCTATGAATCCTAG